The nucleotide window AACCATCTATTCAGAGAACTTTCCGGCTGTGCTGCGCATGATTTTACAACATAATGGCAGCGAAGATGATGCAAAGGATGTTTTCCAGGAAGCGATTATCGTTTTATATGAAAAGGCTTGCGAAGGTGGTTTTAACCTGACCAGCCGGTTAAAAACTTTTCTTTACTCCGTTTGCCGCCATATCTGGTTAAAGAAGGTACAAAGCACTTATGGGCTTTATTCCATCCCTCCGGAAATGGAGGAAATTATTCCGGCTACAGAAGCATTAGACGATCACTCTGCCAAAGACGAACAGTTCCGTATTATGGAAGGCGCCATGGAGAGTATCGGAGAACCCTGCAAGACAATTCTGGAAGATTATTATCTGCGTAAGAAATCTATGCAGGAAATAGCAGACAAATTCGGATATACCAATGCCGAAAATGCCAAAAACCAGAAGTACAAGTGTCTGATGCGACTGAAGAAGTTATTTTTTGAAAAGTACAATACATCATTATAAGCAGCAACGGCCATGAAAGAAGATATGAATCTACTACGTGAAATTGAACGTTACCTCGAAGGAGAGATGAGCGGACAGGAGAAAGCCGTTTTCGATGAACTGCGTAAAAACAATCCGCAAATCAACCGTCAGGTAGAAGAGCAACAGTTTTTCCTGCAGCAGCTGCAACATTTTGGCCAGCGTCAGTCGCTCCAGGCTAAAATGAACAAAATACACGAACAGCTGGATATGCCTACCCTGCGTAAACAGGCACAGGAGGCTACTCTTACTGCCAAAAGGATATCCATCCGTCGCAGAACCATCACCAACCTGGCCGCCGCAGCCTGCATCGCTCTGGTGACATCTCTGTCTACCATTGCAGTACTGCAGAACGCAGCCAAAAACAAATCTACTGCCCAGTATGAAGATGTAAGAAGGGTCCTGAACAATATTCAGCGTTCCCAGAATGCACTCATCAACGATATTAATAATAAGAACAAAGCTCCGGTAAACCCCGGCACTTATGGCGGTACCGGTTTCGCTGTATCCGGTAATGGTTACATTGTAACTAACTATCATGTAGTGTCCGGCGCCGATTCCGTATACGTACAGAACAATAAAGGTGAAGCTTTTAAAGCAGTCAGCGTCTTTGAAGATATCTCCAGCGACCTGGCTGTCCTCAAAATCTCTGATTCCAGCTTCAAAAGCCAGCCTCTCCCCTACACTTTAAAACCACAAAGTGTAAAACTGGGTGAAGAAGTATTCACGATGGGCTTCCCCCGCGATGAAATCGTTTACGGCAAAGGATATATCAGCGCCAAAACCGGTTTCAACGGCGACACTACCGCCTATCAGGTATCTATCCCGGTTAATCCCGGCAACAGTGGCGCACCGCTGTTAGACAATGCCGGCGATGTGGTAGGTATCGTTACCGGCAAACAAACCACTTCCGATGGTATCGCCTTTGCAGTGAAATCAGCTCATCTGAAACGCCTCCTGGATGAAATGCCCAAAGATAAAGGCGTTAAAAAGGAATGGGGCCATAAAAGCCATCTGGAAGGCTTAAACAGGGTAGACCAGATCAAGAAACTGGAAGACTTTGTATATATGGTGAAGGTGTATAACTAAGGTTTTTCAACACAATAGCATATATCAATCAAAAGGGTGAAGACTTCGGCTTGTTCTTCACCCTTTTTCTTTGCATTTATTTTTTGATCCATGCCTTGTACCTGTCTGTGATCCAGTACAGGAAGTCGTTGTGGCCCAGAGCCCTCATGGTATTGTAGTCCGGATAATTATCACGCATAAACAGCTGGAGCGAATCGCCTTTCAGTCCGGTCACCTGGTTTACCAGCACCGGTGTAAAACGGGAGTCTATATATTTTTCCCGCTCCATTTCCTCATAATTTTTCTTGAACTGCCGTTTTTGTCTTTCACCTTTGGAGAAACGGGTAATCGGGCTGAACACAATGCCAGCTCCCTGTGGGGTACTTCCCCCAGCCAGCGGCTTGTTAGGCTGGTCCAGCAGATAACCGTACTCCCGGCGGCGTTCGACGGAGTCTATCTGATACGGTGTATACTGCGATGAGATCTCCACCCCTTTCAGGAAACGGCTGGCTACCACCAGTTTGACATTGATCGTTTGTGTACCGGTGGCTTGGGTAACCCTGACAGTATCTGAGAGATACCCCACAAATGAGAAAGCTATTTTATCATTCCGGGAAGCCTCAATCCTGTAAAAACCACCCTGGTCTGACAACGCATGTTTGCCGGTAGTGATATTGGTAACGGTGGCAAACGGCAGTACCAGCTTATTACTGTCTGCGATCTGCCCGGTTACAATCACCTGCGCTTTTGCCAGAGAGGGAAACAATAAGCCTGCGATACAGCCCAGCACCAGTGTACGTAAGAGAACCTTCATAAAATTGAAAATGTTTTTATTCCTGACTATCCTTCCTCTACCTGAACAACCATTACAGTGTATACATTGTTCATATCCTTTCCAGCCCACAAATTAAATAAATTGATGGGTTGTGAAAACAAAAATCCTCCGGCTATTTACCGGAGGACTGCATTATTTTTATTTTAGGTTAAACATCAGACAGTTACCTTAATTCTGGTATCAAAAACCCTGCTTTCGCCAACGGCGAGTGTTACGAGCCCGAGACCATTATTAAAGGCATTTGGTGCTCCACTCAGATTTTCTACCGCAATACTGTTGCGGTGTGGCGGAATGTATATCTGCAGAATCGGATAGTTGTTGCCCGGGAAAAAGTCGATGCGGATATTTTTTACTGGATCATGGAGTGCAGCCAATGGCTGGGCATGAGAAAAATCCAGCACAAAAGAGTTATCCAATTCTACACCAGTCAGCTTTTTACCATTCACATATTCTGTAAAGGGCAGTACTCTGCCGGTAGGAATCAGTTTGGCGTCGAACTCCACAATTTCTTTGGAAGCGAATGTCAGCGTCAGCTCATCTACGGGTGTACCGGTGGTAAAATACGGATGCCATCCGTCCATTACCGGAATGGATGTCTGACTGCGGTTGATTACCCTGGTACTGATCTCCAGCTCATTGCCGGCATGCAGTGTATAGGTGGCCAGGCAGTCGTAGCTGAAGGGATAACCTGTATCTTCTTCCTTAAAACTATAAGTCAGCGTTACAGAAGCCTGCTGTTCGGAAGCCTGTTGTGCGGCCACTGTAAACTTTGCATCGTACAACAGTCCATGGATGGCATTGCCGGGGGCAATTGTTCTTTCAATGCTATAGGAGTTGCCTTCCCACTGATAAGCCGCATCTTTGATACGGCAGGCAAAAGGGCTCAGTTTTACACTTTTGAAGCTGACACGGAGGTTATCTTCCAGGTCCTGGAGGCTGCTATAACTATCTATCAGGTTGATGGTTTTGCCTTCACGCTGTACTTTAAAAGCATGCAACAATGCACCATGGGCCGGCACAATTTCTACCTGGGTACCGGTGCTGTCATCTGTGAGTGCAATGATGTCAAATCCTGCTTCGTGAAAATTCTTAATTGTCATTGTTCATTGTTTTGTTCCCATAAGGTTTCCTTCTAAAGCCCCGTAATTGCTTTCTGTTGCTGTGCCGGGGCTTTATGAATTATATACATCCGTTGATAATATTTTCCAGCCATTCCTGTTTACCGCTGGTCTGTGCCGGCTCTCCGTTGGAGATAGCGAAACTACGAAGATCTTCCAGTGTCAGCTGGCCTTCTTCAAATGCTTTTCCCTTGCCGGAATCGAAGGAAGCGTAACGGTTGGCACGGAATTTTTTATAGGCTGTTTGCGTCAGTACTTTTTCTGCAATGATAGCCGCTCTGGCAAAGGTATCGATACCGCCGATATGTGCATGGAAGATATCTTCCAGGTCGGTGGAGTTGCGGCGTGTTTTGGCATCGAAGTTAACGCCACCACCGGCAAATCCGCCAGCTTCGAGGATAACAAGCATACTTTCCACCAGCTCATTGAGGTTGATGGGGAACTGGTCGGTATCCCAACCGTTCTGGTAATCGCCGCGGTTGGCATCGATGCTACCCAGCATACCGGCATCTGCAGCCACCTGCAATTCATGCTGGAAGGTATGGCCGGCCAGCGTAGCGTGGTTAACTTCAATATTCAGCTTGAAGTCTTTGTCCAGTCCATAATGGCGGAGGAAGCCGATCACTGTGGCGCTGTCATAGTCATATTGGTGTTTGGTAGGCTCACAAGGTTTGGGTTCGATGAAGAACGTTCCTTTAAAGCCTTGTTTACGGGCGTAGTCACGGGCCATGGAGAGAAAGCGGGCCAGGTGTTCCTGTTCGCGTTTCATATTGGTATTGAGCAGGCTCATATATCCTTCTCTACCACCCCAGAACACATAATTTTCGCCGCCTAAGGCGATGGTGGCATCCAGCGCGTTTTTCACCTGCGTACCGGCGTGGGCCAGTGCGGCGAAATCGGGGTTGGTAGCTGCGCCGT belongs to Chitinophaga sp. HK235 and includes:
- a CDS encoding RNA polymerase sigma factor, translated to MKQHQDITRDRELLLGLARSDDKSLETIYSENFPAVLRMILQHNGSEDDAKDVFQEAIIVLYEKACEGGFNLTSRLKTFLYSVCRHIWLKKVQSTYGLYSIPPEMEEIIPATEALDDHSAKDEQFRIMEGAMESIGEPCKTILEDYYLRKKSMQEIADKFGYTNAENAKNQKYKCLMRLKKLFFEKYNTSL
- a CDS encoding S1C family serine protease, producing MNLLREIERYLEGEMSGQEKAVFDELRKNNPQINRQVEEQQFFLQQLQHFGQRQSLQAKMNKIHEQLDMPTLRKQAQEATLTAKRISIRRRTITNLAAAACIALVTSLSTIAVLQNAAKNKSTAQYEDVRRVLNNIQRSQNALINDINNKNKAPVNPGTYGGTGFAVSGNGYIVTNYHVVSGADSVYVQNNKGEAFKAVSVFEDISSDLAVLKISDSSFKSQPLPYTLKPQSVKLGEEVFTMGFPRDEIVYGKGYISAKTGFNGDTTAYQVSIPVNPGNSGAPLLDNAGDVVGIVTGKQTTSDGIAFAVKSAHLKRLLDEMPKDKGVKKEWGHKSHLEGLNRVDQIKKLEDFVYMVKVYN
- a CDS encoding carboxypeptidase-like regulatory domain-containing protein, with protein sequence MKVLLRTLVLGCIAGLLFPSLAKAQVIVTGQIADSNKLVLPFATVTNITTGKHALSDQGGFYRIEASRNDKIAFSFVGYLSDTVRVTQATGTQTINVKLVVASRFLKGVEISSQYTPYQIDSVERRREYGYLLDQPNKPLAGGSTPQGAGIVFSPITRFSKGERQKRQFKKNYEEMEREKYIDSRFTPVLVNQVTGLKGDSLQLFMRDNYPDYNTMRALGHNDFLYWITDRYKAWIKK
- a CDS encoding aldose 1-epimerase; translation: MTIKNFHEAGFDIIALTDDSTGTQVEIVPAHGALLHAFKVQREGKTINLIDSYSSLQDLEDNLRVSFKSVKLSPFACRIKDAAYQWEGNSYSIERTIAPGNAIHGLLYDAKFTVAAQQASEQQASVTLTYSFKEEDTGYPFSYDCLATYTLHAGNELEISTRVINRSQTSIPVMDGWHPYFTTGTPVDELTLTFASKEIVEFDAKLIPTGRVLPFTEYVNGKKLTGVELDNSFVLDFSHAQPLAALHDPVKNIRIDFFPGNNYPILQIYIPPHRNSIAVENLSGAPNAFNNGLGLVTLAVGESRVFDTRIKVTV
- the xylA gene encoding xylose isomerase, which translates into the protein MSITLGNHEYFKNIGKISYEGLQSDNPLAYRWYDENRLIAGKTMKELFRFAVSYWHTFCGTGGDPFGPGTKHFPWLVSQDPMQSAFDKMDAAFEFITKMGLPYYCFHDIDLVDEGATIAEYESRMQQIVDYAKQKQDVSGVKLLWGTANVFSHPRYMNGAATNPDFAALAHAGTQVKNALDATIALGGENYVFWGGREGYMSLLNTNMKREQEHLARFLSMARDYARKQGFKGTFFIEPKPCEPTKHQYDYDSATVIGFLRHYGLDKDFKLNIEVNHATLAGHTFQHELQVAADAGMLGSIDANRGDYQNGWDTDQFPINLNELVESMLVILEAGGFAGGGVNFDAKTRRNSTDLEDIFHAHIGGIDTFARAAIIAEKVLTQTAYKKFRANRYASFDSGKGKAFEEGQLTLEDLRSFAISNGEPAQTSGKQEWLENIINGCI